The window TGTCACAGAGTttacatgttttataattttattctaacagcaatttcctttttaatatcaaatttcagaaaaatttatCACAAGGTAAGCAGAGAAGCTATCCTTGTCAAGATAGCATATTTAATTAACTGGAGTATTGCTATTTTATGTcacattcattaaaaatttagGAGAAGCTACTGTGCAGTCTAACATTTGAGGTTTTTAAATACAGAATATGTATAAGTTAGGAAAACTAAATTCTATACTGTGAAAAGAAATATGACAAGTAAGCAGGAAGTTTCAGAAATAAACTCCACTTAACATCTTGATCAACTTTCATAAAAAGTAGCTGATTTTTGTGTCCAACactaatgtataaaatattttctgcagCATGCTGACATAAGTGtgattcaaaacatttttttctatcttactATATGGCTCTAGTTTCCTACCACCCTGGCATATAGGTCTCatgaattcctttttttattagtAGAAACAAGGAAgagttaaaattatgtttaaaaggtATTATAATAATAAGCCGTAGAATAATActtctacagaaaaataatttgcagTGACAAAATGGCCTTGTTTGCCATCACCATACTGTAGCCATCATTATTTAAAAAGGCAGTAGAAGATAAATCTAAATTTGCCATTCTGTGCACCACATTCTTTTACTTACAGCTTATAAAGTGGGATCCTATGAAGAATGGTCCTGTGCTGgcctaaaaatcaaaaaatgtcttatttgaaaagattatcTCCTTATTTGCCCAATGTCTAccctcaaagattttttttttattttcacgtATTTCATGAAGTATTGCCTGATTTCCATTCTTCAAAACACCATAGCAATGTAAGCTTTACTTGTACTTCTTACTGAGCTCTGACATACTGAGCTGACTATGTACATATCTTATTCTCTCTAATGGACAATCAACAATGTGAAGGAAAGTAATTTATTATACCGATACATTAAATCCTCCTAAATGTCTTCTATATCCTTGACATTCAGGAGATAACTAATACATGTCTCTTAACTTTAATTGAATAAATGACTGCTTGGTCTAGCTAAGTAAAACATCTGAAACTACACATAAAAGTATAGCAATATTTATGTCCCCCATAgcagtaattaaaaaataacaatgataatttattttgctcattaatcTCTTAAATGAGAGAGGGCTTGTAAGATTGGCTTGTCTCAACTCCATACAATGTCAACTGAGCTCCTCAACTAGAATTGAGGGACCCACTTCTATTTGGCTCATTTACACGGCTGGCAAAATGATGCTGATTTGTGGTGGAGCTGAGTCAGGGCTATAGGTTGTGAGGGTCAGTTTCTCTCCATGTGGCCCTTTCCATGGGGTTCTATCAACTTTCTCACAACATCATGACTGGTTTCAAAGACTAAATGCTCCAAGAAACAGAGAAAGCTGCTAGTCTTTTAAGGCATAATACCAGCAGGTTGTCTGCTCCTGACACACAAAAAGACAATGATGTGATGGGCATAGGAATAGCAATGGACATTCCCTCATGAAAAAGGAGGAAATTAGACACATCGCAGTCATTGGTCCACAGAAATTCTGAAATTCATCTGGACACATGTTGTCAGTCCTATTTTCTGGGAATGAATTCTATGACTCTTAGATCTAACCTGTGATGCTGTTTCCCCACTTTCTGATCATCCTTTTTTATCCACAAGACATAGCTACAATTTGCAGACATGTCTTTTCTCAGTCTGATACTTCCATGGAAGAAGTTGAGGGTCCAAAGATTTATTCATTACTGTTTGCTCTGTAGTCTTTAGCACATGTTGATAGAATGCCTTTTTAAAACTTGGTGAGTTTCTTATGTTTCAGTTTATAAATTAATTCCATTAGATAAAAGTCACATccatattcatttctttattatggGTCACTTGTGAGGTAGTAGTATTAATAACTGCTGTATGGCAATTCCCTTAAGATTCTTAAAAAGACTTACTGCTTAACTTTAAGGATTCAGGCCCTCAGGATATTTATAAATCTTGTTGGGTATAGCCTAAAATAATTCTGAGTTCTAACAAAAGGTATTACAGCTACATTCTTAAGAGGTTTACCCTGGGGCATTTGTTTCCTGATAGCACCTtggatttgatttcttccttgaagCCATTTTGTACCTTGAGAGTCTTTATTGAGAGAGACTGTGCATGAGAAACATCTTTATTTGCAAACCCAacaagttttgtttctttctgtttcctctaAATTCTCAGAAActtaagaaactttaaaaaattatgtactttTTGATTGACAAATAGTAATTGTGCATATTCCTTAGGTGCataataatattttgatacaaatgTTATAGGGATCAGatcaaggtaattagcatatcatcatctcaaacatttatcatttcttcatgcTGGGAATGTTCAACACCGTCCTTCTAGCAATTTGAATCTATATATTAtcgttaactatagtcatcctacagtggtatagaacactGTAACTTATTCctttatctagctgtaattttgtatcctttagcaATTCTCCACCTatccttcccttttctctactcTTCCCTTCCTCTTGTATTCTGCTTTCTActctcttttcatattttatcatTGGTTGGAATTTTCTATAATCTTCCTAGAAATTTACCCAGGAAGATAATGAGATTACTAAATAGTCTATTTTCCAGGCTGTAGCATGTGGCCCTGCTGCCAAACTTTCCAGCAATGGATAATAAGTATCCATGTTTTACCTAACTATGATAACAGTTTCCTCTCtgtccttcaaatatttttctctctgtgcttcaaaGCCTTACCAAGAATTGCCTCATGATCCTTTCACCTTTTAGTAAGAGACTCCTTAAGCCCTTACGGATTATTTATACCACCAATTGCAAAATTAATGCCAAATGTTTTAACTGTTGATTATAACAGCACCCTGCCTTTAGATACCAAATTCTGTTCTCATTATTTACTGCTGCATAATCAACTATCTACAACTTTAGTTACTTAAATGAGCTGTAATTATTTTGCACACAAGTCTTCAATTTTGGCAGGGCTCAGTGGGGACAGCTGGAATCTGTTCTTTGTGCCATCGGGTTGGATGATTCAACTGGGGCTGAAGGATTTACTTTCAAGATTGCTCACTTATGTGCCTGTTTTATTCATGTTAGCTATTGGCTGTTTGCTCGGCTGGGGCTATTGGCCAGGAGCCTTGGTTTTTTACCATATAGATTCTCCAAGggctgcttgggcttcctcaaAACATGGTTACTAGGTTACAAAAGTGGATGATTCAACACTCCATAAGTAGCAGCTACAAGACTTTAGAGACTAGGGTTAATAAACGGATACAGTcttacatttattataatttattggtCAAAGTAGTCACTCTTCCTATCTGGATTCAGGGGAAGGAGGAAGCCACCAAAAGTTCCTGTCTGGGTTAATCACTTGGGCGTTTCTCTTGTTTTCTCATCCCTgcagcatcttttttttaaaaaaaaaattaatttaatttaaagttctgggatccatgtgcaggatgtgcaggtttgttacacaggtaaacatgtgtcatggtggtgtgctgcacctatcaactcatcacctaggtattaagcccagctgcattagctatttatcctgatgctctcctttcCCCCGCCCGCCAACcataggccccagtatgtgttatTCCCCACCccgtgtccatgtattctcattgttcagctctgacttataagtgagaacatgcaggacATGACTTATACAAGAGCAGTTCACGTGAGCACCGCAGAGAGACGTCCATGCGTGTCTAGCATTTGACCCATTTCCAGCCCAAGTGGATGGACTCGCTGTCAGAAAGAATCGATATGTGAGCTGAAATGGGGAGAAAGCTGATGGGCTTTGTGAAAACCTACATGAAGGCACTGTCACACTTTTCTCTATAACCCAAACTGTATTCGTATACTGaggaaatatttaccaaattcacATTATATTCCAGAAGCAAACCTGTTTCTAATGTATCTGAAAGATTCTGCCATTCTAATATTGTCCTCTATTCTTTATATCTTCCTCTCTTTTAGCTTTCAGAAATAGGAATGTGTAgcagcataaaaaagaatacttttcTTCAACTTCAGAATGAAACTCTAGAGGCACTATGTAGGGAAATTCAAAGGTGATAGTTTCATTGATGTATATTTTAACACATGATGCCTGGAGAATCTCCACATCTCTGACTCCTTAGAGAATTTCTAAGAGGAAGTCAACTAATCCCCATGAATAACAGGGCTTTTTCTTTGGCCAATGAATTCTCATAGTGTATTATCATGGTTCCACATGCTAATTAGGAAAATTATGGACAAGTATTGGGCACAATGTGGTAATTAGCTCCCTGTGGAGATGGCGAGCTCACTTACCAACTAAGGCATTGAGACCATGGCTAATGTAAAAAGGAAAGGCCATTGATGACACCCATTGAGGCACTACCTAAAGTACCCATGGAGACAGGGCACAGGTAACATTTTTCTGTGGAGTAatgctattttcttattttggtcTTGGGAGTTGCTGAAAGATGAAGAAGAACCCTGAGGCATCATGACAGGGAAGGCAATTTTGGCAAATTTCACTTAGAAACCCTTTACAGAAGTTTCTAGGAAGAGCCTGAGAATGAATTAACTGGCAGGTTACAAGGCACTAGAACTCTGATttgaagaaatgtaaaattttaatttttatttagagaccttgatttttttattgagaAGACCAGTGACAGTCATTTATTTGtatgtcaaatttaaaaattgttgagtTTTTCCATGAGCTAATGATCTGTTTATCCCTAGTTATTagtaatgaaaaatagaaattgtgaccaaatgacagaaagaaaagctgaatagtgaaaaaaataaggataaaaattGAGACCAAGGCCAAGACAAAGTCAGAGACCCAGGCTGTCTTGATTATTTCATAGGGTGGGGGTAGTATTAGTcttagaaaagaagaataaaaaatttacaGTAAACATAGAATGTATGAGGAAGACAGAAGTATTTCTCACTTAAGAGGCACATGGTAGTGCCTCTTAAGGAAACCAAGTTACTACAAAATAAACTAATTGgaattattattaattcattaatagacatttatttattcatcaagtattcatatctcatttatttaaatattggaTAAAGTTGAGGATACAAAGGGAATAAGATGAGGCATTTATCCTTGAGGCTCTTAAATCTATTGGAGAgaccaataggaaaaaaaaattagatataacATGTTGAGTATTTTGATGAAGACATACTAGACAAGCTTTAGATTACTAAGAAGGGAACAGCATACCCTCCCTAGACATATTGGAGAAGGTTCAATAATTGATGACTCTAAAAATGTGAGGAATGAGTGAGCCATACATGAAGTGGAAATGATATTGGAGGctgagatctctctctctctctctctctctgtttctctgtctctctctttctctctctctgtttctctgtctctctctttctctctcttccagtGGAATCTTGAGACACAAGGGCATATAAAGGAAACTGTATTTCAGTACAATTCCTGCGTGATGAAAACTTAGAGGATTAGATTGTAAATGTATGTGGGACAGAGAATCAGATGTCCTATGATTCAGCTTAAGGAATTCTGACTTTACCTGTAGATGATGAAGAGTTACTAAGCAGCATAATGTGAAAATATCAATTCACAATTTCTACTTGTTAAGAAGGTGATCTAGTtactctatttttcttcttttctttttttctctttctaatttttctaagcTTTTCTTTCAACCTGTAATGCCTTGCCTTCCAAACTCATGTCACTGTCTCCTATTTACCAGTTATTTTAAGCAGTGTCCTAGACTGAGTTAAGTAAAGTCAAAGATTTCcatagtaaattttatttttcactattaGTTCCACATGGATTCCAAGGATGGGTTTGAAAGAACAGATGGTTGATGGGGTAGGAGTTATAGAGTAAATATTGAGTAATGTGATCTTACTTTTCATTCAGGTGCACCAACTTTATTTGCTTACTTTGTCACTATTAATACTGGCGATGAGCCTGTAAGTGAGAAAACACTCCAAGAAAGGATATATGGAAAGTGGAAAGGCATAGACGATGTCTCAGGAAGAATGTTAGTGAGGACTCTGTTTTGGTCAAATGCATGGTGGATATTCTTTATTTATGAAGTTTAAAGATAAGCCCATTCAAAGATAtatagagatagaaaataaaactctttgtTCTAGTcccatttcaaaattttattaaacatttgccTAAGCAAAACAGCAAATATTGATAGCAATTTAGTTATCTGTAAAGGACTTCAAGCCCCCAAATCAAGcgtttctaaaattaaaataaaaagtttagctAGTGAGATAATGAAGGAAACTATTTGATCACCTTAATcatcagaaatgataaataagATAGCAACATTTTTATGGGATTTTTTGCTCTGCATTCAGAGAATAATGTCAGAGAGATTTTTCATCCTAAAATGTTGAAGCAGAGTGTTAATATTACAGGCTAGGTTGATATTAAGGTAACAAGTTTTGAAAATCCCTGGAATCAAATATCATCTACTTGAGAGTTTTGAAATGATTTAGAGAATAAAGTGATATCATTGgtcatttattcttttaacaggTTTTGAAGCACTTAGTATATGTTGGTCATCATTGTATGTGTTCGAGATGCAGTTTCTGTTATCCGGTAAGTTATAATTTGTAGAGTCAAAGAGAATCTTATAATAGTAGTTTGTGGCAAAGCAAGTAAGATTCTAGTGATTACTCAGGAAATCCAGAAAAAATGGTGCAGCATGATTAGGAAGCTGTAGGAAGGATTCTATGAGTAAagtcattttaaatgaaaagtaaaaggaGATCACAAAATTagaagcagaaaaacaataaGTATAAAGCAGAGACTATTTCCGGATATAGAAAGTAGTATGAAAAATGACTTGCTTGTGTAAAAATTCTCACTGCTAAAGTACATATGAAGGAATCTATAATGGCAGTTATGAGTGAAAAGGTGAAACTGGGAAAAGTGTGAAAGACCTAGAATATTTTATAGGTAACTGAGAGTCAGTTGTTGTGGTAATATGATAGAATTTGTTCTATATAAAGACAATTCTGCTGCTATTATGAAGGATTACTCAGAGTGGAAGAGAGAATCTGGGCAGTTCACTTATAACACTATAGTCCAGGGAAGGGATAATTGCTtgcaaaaaataagaatgaatcctaaaagtgaagaaaaatggaTTGAATGTGGAGGATTAGAAAAATGGTGAGTTTAAACATATCTTAGAAATTTACAGCTTAGATGGCTTAAGAGTATTTTGAAACTATTTATTGAGATACAGAATCTAGATAAAAGAACACATTTAGGCAAGAGGTAGCACAGAATAAGAATGTTttgattaaaatgtatataattcaGTACCAGCAATGATAAATATGTTGGAGGCCTTAGGGAAGATAGCTGAGCCCACTTATTCAGAAATTTAGAGACAGCTCCTTGGAATGACAGCCTTTTGGGCCTCCAAGTCGGGTACATCAAGGATAGGACATAAAACAATGGGCAACAAGTGAATGCTGAAGCAAAACTAAAGATTCTAGCTATGTCTTTTCTGTAAGGAGAAATCAGGCCTATAATTCTGTAAGAGTTTGTAGAGTAATCATAAAGCTAGTCCTAAAACAATAGCAATAGTTCAAAATCAATTTATTTGTaacaaatgaatgcataaaaATTGGTTATATAATTGGTTGTAAAAGGGAACTGTGCTCAAGTAACCCAAAGATCAATGGATGTTTCTCTAGATGGGGAAGGTAATAAAAACAGGGGTAGAAATGTGAATTGTCAGACATTGGTGCTATTGCTTATTCATGCTATCACTTATTGACATATGTATCAGTAATCAGGATAAAAGTGTGACcgttgaaaataataattaatatagaTAAAGGATTTTATAACATTAGATTACAAGAATCCTCTCTAGTCTGCAGGGAATATATTCCAAGACTCCAATGGATGTCTGAAATTGAATAGTACTGAACTCTAAATATACTATGATTTTTTCTATAATACATGCCCACaataaagcttaatttataaattaggcatagtaggatattaacaataactaataataaaatagatcaaCAATAACATTATatcagcatcactactcttgagCTTTGGAGCCATTATTAAGGCAAATAAAGGTTACCTGAGCACAAGTTTGGTGATACCATGACAGTTGATCTAATAACTGGATGGCTTCTGAGTGACTAATGGATAATAGCATATACAGTCTGGATACACTGCACAAAGGGATGATTCTTGTCCTGGGCAGGAAGGAGCAAGAAAGTCTCCAAGCAGGGGACCTAATAGATAGGCTTTATTTGAGCAAACGACTGTACACTTCATGTGTACATATGTCCCCAGATTCACTGCTAAAATCAACAGCAGAAACATAGCAGTTTGAATGCATATCAATTTAGAAGAACTTCTGGTTAAATttacaattcttttttctctcccatgCTTGTTGTTTCTCATTCAAACAAGACTGGCATAGCTACTTTATGAGGGTAAGTCTCCCTGAATTTTAAGTTCCAAAGATCTCTGGACCTGATCATATTGACTTTAATCCGTGGGATCAACTCTTCATGGCCAATTCTTCCTCTGTCACTGAGTTCTTACTGCTGGGCTTCTCCAGCCTCGGGGAATTGCAGCTTGTCCTCTTTGCGGTCTTTCTTTGCCTCTATTTGATTATCTTGAGTGgaaacatcatcatcatctcagTCATTCATTTGGATCACAGCCTCCACACACCCATGTACTTCTTTCTAGGTATTCTTTCTATCTCTGAAATCTTCTACACAATGGTTATTCTGCCCAAGATGCTTATCAACTTATTCTCTGTATTCAGGACACTCTCCTTTGTGAGTTGTGCCACCCAGATGTTCTTCTTCCTTGGTTTTGCTGTCACTAACTGTCTGCTTCTGGGAGTGACGGGTTATGATCGTTATGCTGCCATCTGTCAGCCTTTGCAATACGCTGTTCTCATGAGCTGGAGAGTATGTGGACAACTGGTAGCAACTTGTATTATTAGTGGCTTCCTAATATCTCTGGTGGGAACAACTTTGGTCTTTAGCCTCCCTTTCTGTGGCTCCAACAAGGTCAACCACTACTTTTGTGACATTTCACCAGTTATCCGTCTCGCCTGTGCTGACAGCTACATCAATGAACTGGTCATCTTCATCTTTGGGGTCTTGGTGCTTGTTGTGCCCTTGATATTTATCTGCATTTCTTATGGTTTCATTGTCCACACCATCCTAAAGATTCCATCAGCTGAAGGCAAACaaaaagccttctccacctgtgctTCCCATCTCATTGTAGTCATTGTCCATTATGGTTGTGCTTCCTTTGTCTACTTGCGACCCTCAGCCAAATATACATTGGGCAAAGATAGGCTGGTGAC of the Symphalangus syndactylus isolate Jambi chromosome 12, NHGRI_mSymSyn1-v2.1_pri, whole genome shotgun sequence genome contains:
- the LOC134734877 gene encoding olfactory receptor 10R2-like, whose translation is MANSSSVTEFLLLGFSSLGELQLVLFAVFLCLYLIILSGNIIIISVIHLDHSLHTPMYFFLGILSISEIFYTMVILPKMLINLFSVFRTLSFVSCATQMFFFLGFAVTNCLLLGVTGYDRYAAICQPLQYAVLMSWRVCGQLVATCIISGFLISLVGTTLVFSLPFCGSNKVNHYFCDISPVIRLACADSYINELVIFIFGVLVLVVPLIFICISYGFIVHTILKIPSAEGKQKAFSTCASHLIVVIVHYGCASFVYLRPSAKYTLGKDRLVTVTYTIITPLLNPMVYSLRNYDVQMAIRKLIGKSGFSLKTL